In Synechococcus sp. CB0101, a genomic segment contains:
- the lipA gene encoding lipoyl synthase — protein MLKPDWLRVKAPQRERIGEVADLLLDLKLNTVCQEASCPNIGECFAGGTATFLIMGPGCTRACPYCDIDFDKSVRELDPTEPQRLGEAVARLGLKHVVITSVNRDDLADGGASQFVACIEQVRQRSPLTTIELLIPDFCGNWQALATVMDASPDVLNHNIETVPRLYKKARPQGIYERSLELLQRVREGWPRTYSKSGLMVGLGESDTEVIEVLADLRRHQVDIVTIGQYLSPGPKHLPVDRFVTPEQFETFRQHGEGELGFLQVVSTPLTRSSYHAGEVQRLMAQYPR, from the coding sequence GTGCTCAAACCCGACTGGCTGCGTGTCAAGGCTCCCCAGCGCGAGCGGATCGGCGAAGTAGCTGATCTGCTCTTGGATCTCAAGCTGAACACGGTCTGCCAGGAAGCCAGCTGCCCCAACATCGGCGAGTGCTTCGCCGGTGGCACCGCCACCTTTTTGATCATGGGGCCGGGCTGCACCCGCGCCTGCCCCTACTGCGATATCGATTTCGACAAGAGCGTTCGCGAGCTCGACCCCACCGAACCCCAGCGGCTGGGTGAAGCCGTGGCGCGGCTAGGGCTCAAACACGTGGTGATCACCTCGGTGAACCGCGACGATCTGGCCGATGGAGGCGCCAGCCAGTTCGTGGCCTGCATTGAGCAGGTGCGCCAGCGCTCTCCCCTCACCACGATCGAGCTGCTGATCCCGGATTTCTGCGGCAACTGGCAGGCCCTGGCCACCGTGATGGACGCGAGCCCCGATGTGCTGAACCACAACATCGAAACGGTGCCTCGGCTGTACAAGAAAGCCCGTCCGCAAGGCATCTATGAGCGCTCCTTGGAGCTGCTGCAGCGCGTGCGGGAAGGCTGGCCTCGCACCTACTCCAAATCAGGGCTGATGGTGGGCTTGGGCGAGAGCGACACCGAGGTGATCGAGGTGCTCGCAGACCTGCGCCGCCACCAGGTCGACATCGTGACCATTGGCCAATACCTCTCCCCCGGGCCCAAGCACCTGCCGGTGGATCGCTTCGTAACCCCGGAGCAGTTCGAGACCTTCCGCCAGCACGGGGAAGGGGAACTGGGCTTTCTGCAAGTGGTGAGCACGCCACTCACCCGCAGCAGCTATCACGCCGGCGAGGTGCAACGGCTGATGGCGCAGTACCCGCGCTAG
- the cobJ gene encoding precorrin-3B C(17)-methyltransferase, with product MSERLSWGFALNSQALPLLRQLLERGLIDRIASPADGMAWQPGDLQRLLESEWQRSRAFVAIGACGAITRLIAPLLQGKEHDPAVVVADAQGRFAIPLLGGHGAGAESLAHSVAALLGGEAVLTGTSTSQQHLALDAFGSRWGWRRGPGDWDTLMKAAARLEAVALEQQSGNPRWLELPGLPPQSSAGVPLSVGVERSDQCRWHPPALWVGMGCERGTSLSLLQRCLEQSLAAEGLAIEAVAGLASADRKADEPALLQLAEQNGWPLRCFSSAALSAVPVPNPSAVVEAELGTASVAEAAALLACGPKAQLRSPKHIERANAGEQGAATAAIAEAPQQWAPQRGCLHLIGSGPGSLSLLTPDARAALAESCVWVGYGLYLDLLEPLRRPDQLRSDGQLTLERERCSEALELACQGLTVALVSSGDSGIYGMAGLALEQWMALAEHDRPAFQVHPGLSALQLAAARAGAPLMHDFCTVSLSDRLTPWAVIEQRLKSAADGDFVVALYNPRSKGRDWQLGRAQELLLAKRPADTPVVVARQLGRPEEDVRLHSLGTLPIEEIDMLTLVLIGNSSSRVEGGRMVTPRGYPGAELS from the coding sequence ATGAGTGAACGCCTGAGCTGGGGTTTTGCCCTCAACAGTCAAGCCCTGCCCCTGTTGCGTCAGCTGCTGGAGCGAGGCCTGATCGACCGCATCGCCAGCCCCGCCGATGGCATGGCCTGGCAACCCGGTGACCTGCAGCGACTGCTCGAGAGCGAATGGCAGCGCAGCCGTGCCTTTGTGGCCATTGGCGCCTGCGGCGCCATCACGCGGCTGATCGCTCCATTGCTGCAAGGCAAAGAACACGACCCCGCCGTGGTGGTAGCCGACGCCCAGGGCCGCTTTGCCATCCCGCTGCTCGGAGGCCACGGGGCCGGAGCTGAGTCGCTGGCCCACAGCGTGGCGGCGCTGCTGGGGGGAGAAGCCGTGCTCACCGGCACCAGCACCAGCCAGCAACACCTCGCCCTCGATGCCTTTGGCAGCCGGTGGGGCTGGCGCCGCGGCCCCGGCGACTGGGACACGCTGATGAAAGCGGCCGCCCGCCTTGAAGCCGTGGCCCTCGAGCAGCAAAGCGGCAATCCACGCTGGCTAGAGCTGCCTGGCTTGCCGCCTCAGAGCAGCGCCGGGGTACCCCTGAGTGTGGGGGTCGAGCGGAGCGATCAGTGCCGCTGGCACCCACCGGCCTTGTGGGTGGGCATGGGTTGCGAGCGGGGCACCAGCCTCTCGCTGCTGCAGCGCTGCCTGGAGCAGAGCCTCGCAGCTGAGGGGCTGGCCATCGAAGCCGTCGCGGGCCTCGCCAGCGCCGATCGCAAGGCCGATGAACCAGCCCTGCTGCAACTGGCCGAACAGAACGGCTGGCCCCTGCGCTGCTTCAGCAGCGCCGCCTTGAGCGCTGTACCGGTGCCCAATCCCTCAGCGGTTGTGGAGGCCGAGCTGGGCACCGCCAGCGTGGCGGAGGCGGCGGCGCTGCTGGCCTGCGGCCCCAAGGCCCAGCTGCGTAGCCCCAAACACATCGAGCGCGCCAACGCCGGCGAGCAAGGGGCCGCCACAGCGGCCATCGCCGAGGCGCCCCAGCAATGGGCACCCCAGCGGGGCTGCCTGCACCTGATCGGCAGCGGGCCCGGCAGCCTCTCGCTGCTCACCCCCGATGCGCGCGCTGCTTTGGCGGAGAGCTGCGTGTGGGTGGGCTATGGCCTCTATCTGGATCTGCTGGAGCCGCTGCGCCGGCCCGATCAACTCCGCAGCGACGGGCAACTCACCCTGGAACGCGAGCGCTGCAGCGAAGCCCTGGAGCTGGCTTGCCAGGGCCTCACGGTGGCGCTGGTGTCGTCGGGCGACAGCGGCATTTACGGCATGGCCGGTCTGGCCCTGGAGCAATGGATGGCCCTGGCCGAGCACGATCGACCGGCCTTTCAGGTGCATCCAGGCCTCTCGGCCCTGCAGTTGGCGGCAGCCCGGGCTGGTGCTCCGCTGATGCACGATTTCTGCACCGTGAGCCTCAGTGATCGCCTCACCCCCTGGGCGGTGATCGAGCAACGCCTCAAGTCCGCCGCCGACGGCGACTTCGTGGTAGCGCTCTACAACCCGCGCTCGAAGGGGCGCGATTGGCAACTGGGCCGAGCCCAGGAGCTACTGCTGGCAAAACGGCCAGCGGACACACCGGTGGTGGTGGCGCGCCAGCTCGGCCGCCCCGAGGAAGACGTGCGCTTGCACAGCTTGGGAACGCTGCCCATCGAGGAGATCGACATGCTCACGCTGGTGCTGATCGGCAACAGCAGCAGCCGCGTCGAAGGCGGACGCATGGTGACCCCCAGGGGCTACCCAGGCGCCGAGCTCAGCTGA